From the genome of Nicotiana sylvestris chromosome 2, ASM39365v2, whole genome shotgun sequence, one region includes:
- the LOC104243324 gene encoding L-ascorbate peroxidase 3-like, with translation MAVPVVDAEYRNEIEKARIELQNLIVSKKYSARDLLRLAYACQFSISSAANSHIDDAGSSTSSTDAKIKTQAANNDLRTAIENIKVNHPTITYPDLYQLAGVVAVKALGGPIIEFIPGRKDSSISPNEGCLPDGKQGPKELRDIFHSIGLSEDKDIVALSAGLKLAARADSKSSGVEGPKFDNSYFVKLLKQDSGLLQLPSDKALLEDPKFHSYVLLYEKDQKAFFRDYEESHKKLSELGLPHSSFFRSTLEKGRSALEKGTLAVKNTPVAQRAVGVAVAAAVVIFSFFYLIHRRRASKHSSQQFQ, from the exons ATGGCAGTACCAGTAGTAGATGCGGAGTATAGGAACGAGATAGAGAAAGCACGAATTGAGCTTCAAAATCTTATAGTCAGCAAAAAGTACAGTGCTCGTGATCTGCTTCGTTTAGCGTACGCTTGCCAATTCTCTATTTCTTCTGCCGCCAATTCTCATATTGATGATGCAGGAAGTAGTACATCTAGTACTGATGCTAAAATAAAGACTCAAGCTGCCAATAATGATCTCAGAACAGCAATTG AAAATATCAAGGTCAATCACCCCACAATAACTTATCCTGACCTCTATCAG CTTGCTGGGGTTGTTGCTGTTAAAGCACTTGGTGGTCCAATAATCGAATTCATCCCTGGTAGAAAG GATTCATCAATTTCACCAAATGAAGGGTGCCTTCCTGATGGCAAACAAG GTCCAAAAGAATTAAGGGACATCTTTCACAGCATCGGACTTTCTGAAGACAAGGATATAGTGGCATTATCTGCAGGCCTCAAACTG GCTGCAAGGGCTGATTCAAAGAGCTCTGGAGTTGAGGGCCCTAAATTTGATAACTCATACTTTGT GAAGCTCCTCAAGCAAGATTCAGGTCTCTTGCAACTTCCCTCTGATAAAGCTCTACTTGAGGATCCAAAATTCCACAGCTATGTGCTACTTTATGAAAAG GACCAAAAGGCTTTCTTCAGGGACTACGAAGAGTCACACAAGAAGCTCTCTGAGCTTGGATTACCACATTCATCATTTTTCAGATCTACATTGGAAAAAGGCAGATCCGCATTGGAAAAAGGAACGTTAGCAGTGAAGAACACCCCGGTGGCACAAAGGGCTGTTGGAGTTGCTGTTGCAGCCGCTGTTGTAATATTCAGTTTCTTCTATCTAATCCACAGGAGGAGAGCTAGTAAGCATTCGTCACAGCAGTTCCAGTAA